Proteins co-encoded in one Paraburkholderia terrae genomic window:
- the dsbD gene encoding protein-disulfide reductase DsbD, with the protein MFNGLSRRWRNVARLLTFVAGVLLLSLATASVVRAADDFLDPAVAFRFSASEQPGEVLVHYKIADGYYMYRERFAFATRNGTATIGDAQLPAGHVKFDQTFGKNVETYRGELTVRVPVKQASGPFDLAVTSQGCADAGICYPPMERVYHVTGAALHAAVAGKTNTLPAQDTQSSTSWYERATSADYAQSLLQGGGFFAIVGLYFVAGIVLSLLPCSYPMIPILSAIIIGEGPRVTRARGFTLSLAYVVGMALVYTVLGIAAALVGQSLGAWLQSPWVLGAFGVLLSLFALTLIAGVDIVLPQRLQSGVSKASEHHSGGKFAAVAVMGALSALVVGACMTAPLFAVLAFIAHTGNAVLGGVALFSMGIGLGVPLLIIGLGAGTLLPRAGAWMDSVKVFFGIVLLAAALWIVWPVLGPIAQMLLAALWLLIAAAGLGLFSPHAGAGSIWRGLGRGIGAALAIWAATLLVGLAAGSTDPLKPLAVLAGRTLNAASGQAQQTDLAFAPVRSSGQLDEAVKTAAQPAMLDFYADWCVSCKEMEKFTFSDPRVQAKLKQMNLLRADVTANNADDQVLLKRFNLFGPPGIIFFDRGGKEVLRVVGYESADKFLRSLDRAMTVPQT; encoded by the coding sequence ATGTTTAACGGTTTGTCCCGGCGCTGGCGGAATGTCGCGCGCCTTCTCACCTTTGTCGCAGGCGTACTGCTGCTATCGCTGGCCACGGCGAGCGTCGTTCGTGCGGCGGACGACTTTCTCGATCCCGCGGTCGCTTTCAGATTCAGCGCATCCGAGCAGCCAGGCGAAGTGCTGGTTCACTACAAGATCGCCGACGGCTACTACATGTACCGGGAGCGATTCGCCTTCGCGACGCGCAACGGTACGGCGACGATCGGTGACGCGCAATTACCCGCGGGGCATGTGAAGTTCGACCAGACATTCGGGAAGAATGTCGAAACCTATCGTGGCGAATTGACTGTCCGCGTCCCCGTGAAGCAGGCGAGCGGTCCGTTCGATCTTGCCGTTACGTCGCAGGGCTGCGCCGACGCGGGCATCTGCTATCCGCCAATGGAGCGCGTCTACCACGTGACGGGAGCGGCGTTGCACGCGGCCGTTGCGGGTAAAACGAACACGCTGCCGGCTCAGGACACTCAAAGCAGCACCTCGTGGTACGAGCGCGCGACCAGCGCAGACTATGCGCAATCACTGCTGCAAGGCGGCGGGTTTTTCGCGATCGTCGGTTTGTATTTCGTCGCCGGCATCGTGCTGAGTCTGCTTCCCTGTTCGTACCCGATGATCCCGATTCTGTCGGCAATCATCATCGGCGAGGGGCCTCGGGTCACGCGCGCACGCGGTTTCACGCTGTCATTGGCTTATGTTGTCGGGATGGCGCTCGTGTACACGGTGCTTGGCATCGCGGCCGCGCTCGTTGGGCAAAGCCTTGGCGCCTGGCTGCAGAGCCCGTGGGTGCTCGGCGCATTTGGCGTTTTGCTGTCCCTCTTTGCGCTCACGCTGATCGCGGGAGTCGATATCGTGTTGCCTCAGCGGTTGCAGAGCGGCGTTTCAAAAGCGTCCGAGCACCACTCGGGAGGGAAGTTCGCGGCCGTCGCGGTGATGGGAGCACTTTCTGCGCTGGTAGTCGGTGCATGCATGACGGCACCGCTGTTCGCGGTATTGGCGTTCATCGCGCACACCGGCAATGCCGTGCTGGGCGGTGTGGCACTATTTTCGATGGGTATCGGGCTTGGCGTACCGCTGCTCATCATCGGGCTTGGCGCAGGCACGTTGCTGCCACGCGCGGGTGCCTGGATGGACAGCGTCAAGGTCTTCTTCGGCATCGTGCTGCTTGCGGCTGCGCTCTGGATCGTGTGGCCGGTGTTGGGCCCGATTGCGCAAATGCTATTGGCCGCATTGTGGCTCCTGATCGCAGCTGCCGGCCTGGGGCTATTTTCCCCTCATGCGGGCGCAGGCTCGATCTGGCGCGGTCTTGGACGCGGAATCGGTGCAGCATTGGCGATCTGGGCCGCCACCTTACTGGTTGGGCTGGCAGCAGGATCGACGGACCCGCTGAAGCCGCTCGCCGTACTCGCGGGTCGGACATTGAATGCCGCGTCCGGGCAGGCCCAACAGACCGATCTGGCCTTCGCGCCGGTGCGCTCATCAGGTCAGCTCGACGAAGCCGTCAAAACGGCTGCACAGCCCGCCATGCTCGATTTTTACGCGGACTGGTGCGTCAGCTGCAAGGAAATGGAAAAGTTCACCTTCAGCGACCCGCGCGTTCAGGCGAAGCTCAAGCAAATGAATCTGCTGCGCGCGGACGTCACGGCCAATAACGCA
- the cutA gene encoding divalent-cation tolerance protein CutA, whose product MNVSLVLTTVPDLATAQKLAQDALSARLAACVTQLGSVQSNYHWQGKIESAEEIQLLFKTSVVRTLELERFIQAQHPYDTPEILSWQVTASAAYGQWVNAETQRPIHV is encoded by the coding sequence GTGAACGTGAGTTTGGTATTGACGACCGTGCCGGACCTCGCAACGGCGCAAAAATTGGCTCAGGACGCGCTTTCAGCACGTCTCGCTGCGTGTGTGACGCAACTTGGCAGCGTCCAGTCCAACTACCACTGGCAGGGCAAGATCGAATCGGCGGAAGAGATCCAGTTGCTGTTCAAGACGAGCGTCGTCCGAACGCTTGAGCTCGAACGGTTCATCCAGGCTCAGCATCCGTACGACACGCCCGAAATCCTTTCCTGGCAAGTCACTGCGTCGGCCGCGTATGGCCAATGGGTGAATGCCGAAACGCAACGCCCAATCCATGTTTAA